One genomic segment of Amycolatopsis sp. WQ 127309 includes these proteins:
- a CDS encoding GAF and ANTAR domain-containing protein, translating to MAAAEGEIGTPAERFAVLTRGLLGSATVTEVFGQVTAAAVELVPAADAASVTLRGPDGQFHTPVGTDPLAAELDRVQYGLDEGPGVEAARMLDAGIAHSDDMLEAWPRFGPAAAVRGVTAVLAASLQLAAQPLRLAGALNLYTRRTGGFGAGARDTALLLVTHASLAVARTQAAAWSELQIIHLQRALDGRDVIGQAKGILMQQRGLSADEAFDLLRRTSQRLNVKLATLAATVAARQADQA from the coding sequence ATGGCCGCGGCGGAGGGCGAAATCGGAACGCCTGCCGAGCGGTTCGCGGTGCTGACTCGCGGTTTGCTCGGCTCTGCGACGGTGACGGAAGTGTTCGGGCAGGTGACGGCCGCCGCGGTGGAGCTGGTTCCCGCGGCCGATGCCGCCAGCGTGACACTGCGCGGCCCGGATGGGCAGTTCCACACCCCTGTGGGCACGGATCCCCTGGCCGCCGAGCTGGACCGGGTTCAGTACGGCCTCGACGAGGGCCCGGGTGTGGAGGCCGCTCGGATGCTCGACGCGGGCATCGCCCACAGCGACGACATGCTCGAGGCTTGGCCCAGGTTCGGCCCTGCGGCGGCGGTCCGCGGAGTGACCGCGGTGCTCGCCGCCTCGCTTCAGCTTGCCGCTCAGCCGCTCCGGCTGGCCGGCGCGCTGAACCTCTACACCCGCCGGACGGGAGGGTTCGGAGCCGGCGCGCGGGACACGGCCCTGCTGCTGGTGACCCACGCGTCGCTCGCCGTCGCGCGGACCCAGGCGGCCGCGTGGAGCGAGCTCCAGATCATCCATCTCCAGCGGGCGCTCGACGGTCGTGACGTGATCGGGCAGGCCAAGGGCATCCTCATGCAGCAACGCGGCCTGAGCGCGGACGAAGCCTTCGATCTGCTGCGGCGCACGTCGCAGAGGCTCAACGTCAAACTGGCCACGCTCGCCGCCACCGTCGCCGCCCGGCAGGCCGACCAGGCTTGA
- a CDS encoding alpha/beta fold hydrolase: protein MHEEVVRALAVGRTRFSYRILRRPSPRTEPVIVIGGGFQGSNGWPHMEDRITPVASLVTADLPGMGESDPLPPGAGTEFMATAIDRIIDDLDVPRVNLFGYSYGAELAFGCARRNPHRIARLALGGVVSHTGAAQRASLRQAAEHLENGDVEAFATVAARMQLCLDEDRHIPRRSLVYRYVRRSMLHVAVQVPHVMDSLRRSLISGPAFDGGLTGVPALVFTGEHDSITAPALQREFAATIAGSRFLTIKDSDHWVVLERAADVADLATRFFTDEPLGSAPYVAAWDSPAPGGKTLALSAAGHHGPRSSLHPQMAGSTEQRTAPVDDRLRVIALEVADDLRELATVRTWAARVVQDLPEDQRLDVLTVVGELTSNALRHGEPPRQIRLLRKPGWLCVEVDDTCLDSACPRPPSTTGGHGLTLVAAISASWGQRQRATGKTVWAEIELPRAHEPDHVH, encoded by the coding sequence ATGCACGAGGAAGTCGTCCGCGCGCTGGCCGTCGGCCGGACCCGGTTCAGCTACCGGATCCTCCGCCGGCCCAGCCCCCGGACCGAACCGGTGATCGTGATCGGCGGCGGGTTCCAGGGCAGCAACGGCTGGCCCCACATGGAGGACCGGATCACCCCGGTGGCCAGCCTGGTGACCGCCGATCTCCCCGGAATGGGAGAGTCGGATCCGTTGCCGCCCGGGGCCGGCACCGAGTTCATGGCCACCGCGATCGACCGGATCATCGACGACCTCGACGTTCCCCGGGTCAACCTGTTCGGCTATTCCTACGGTGCGGAGCTCGCCTTCGGCTGTGCTCGGCGCAACCCGCACCGGATCGCGCGGCTGGCCCTGGGCGGAGTGGTCTCGCACACCGGCGCGGCGCAGCGCGCATCGTTGCGTCAGGCCGCCGAGCACCTCGAGAACGGCGACGTCGAAGCCTTCGCCACGGTGGCCGCGCGGATGCAGCTGTGTCTCGACGAGGACCGCCACATCCCGCGACGTTCCCTCGTGTACCGGTACGTCAGGCGGTCGATGCTCCACGTCGCCGTCCAGGTGCCTCACGTGATGGACTCGCTGCGCCGCTCGCTGATCAGCGGCCCGGCGTTCGACGGCGGTCTGACCGGGGTACCGGCGCTGGTGTTCACCGGCGAGCACGACTCGATCACCGCCCCCGCGCTGCAGCGCGAGTTCGCGGCCACGATCGCGGGCAGCCGGTTCCTCACCATCAAGGATTCCGACCACTGGGTCGTCCTCGAGCGCGCGGCCGACGTCGCCGATCTGGCCACCCGCTTCTTCACCGACGAACCCTTGGGTTCCGCCCCGTACGTCGCCGCCTGGGATTCCCCGGCACCGGGCGGGAAAACGCTCGCCCTTTCGGCAGCCGGCCACCACGGCCCGAGATCATCGCTTCACCCGCAAATGGCGGGGTCGACCGAACAGCGGACGGCTCCGGTCGACGACCGGCTGCGGGTGATCGCCCTGGAGGTCGCCGACGACCTCCGGGAGCTGGCGACGGTGCGCACCTGGGCCGCCCGGGTGGTGCAGGACCTACCTGAGGACCAACGGCTCGACGTGCTCACGGTGGTCGGCGAACTGACGTCGAACGCCCTTCGGCACGGCGAACCACCGCGCCAGATCCGGCTGCTGCGCAAACCCGGCTGGCTGTGCGTCGAGGTCGACGACACCTGTCTCGACTCCGCCTGCCCGCGACCTCCGTCGACCACCGGCGGACACGGGCTCACGCTGGTCGCCGCGATCAGCGCGTCTTGGGGGCAACGGCAACGCGCCACCGGCAAGACCGTGTGGGCCGAGATCGAGCTTCCGCGCGCACACGAACCCGATCACGTCCACTGA
- a CDS encoding beta-ketoacyl synthase, with protein sequence MTARSRNRLTAAVTGLGLVTAAGVGVEAAWRGVTGHGAVKGVHRQDELSGLPCDFMYTVDDLDTKSLLGVPAMRMMDRFSQLAVIAAREAVADAGLDTSVWETDRVAVVIGSAHGGLPFYDRQSTVLAEKGARRVSPKLAPMTTVNSAASSVCMDLGARGPSLSVSTACSSGTVAIGTALQLLRSGACDVVIAGGAESVCSRLLIASACQMRAVSTRRDDPSAACRPFDADRDGFVVGEGAGLLVLERPEHAAARGARIRAGVAGYGASSDAYAAVAPDPDGNGIERALRTALDDADVAPADVGHVNAHGTSTVMNDLIEATMLHRVLGDRPLVTSTKAMTGHALGAAGGIETALTVLALEHQLVPATANLRTRDIRIPIDVVAKEARVAGFGCAVKTSMGFGGHNAALVLTKSC encoded by the coding sequence GTGACCGCGCGTTCCCGGAACCGGCTCACCGCGGCGGTGACGGGCCTGGGCCTCGTCACCGCGGCAGGCGTCGGCGTCGAGGCCGCCTGGCGCGGTGTGACCGGTCATGGTGCCGTCAAAGGCGTCCACCGTCAGGACGAGCTTTCCGGTCTGCCGTGCGATTTCATGTACACCGTCGACGACCTCGACACCAAGAGCCTCCTGGGTGTGCCGGCCATGCGGATGATGGACCGGTTCTCCCAGCTCGCGGTGATCGCCGCCCGGGAAGCGGTGGCGGACGCGGGGCTCGACACCTCGGTGTGGGAGACGGACCGGGTCGCGGTGGTCATCGGGTCGGCCCACGGCGGCCTTCCCTTCTACGACCGGCAAAGCACGGTGCTCGCGGAGAAGGGCGCCCGCCGGGTCTCGCCGAAGCTCGCGCCGATGACGACGGTGAACAGCGCCGCCAGCAGCGTCTGCATGGACCTCGGCGCCCGGGGCCCGAGCCTGAGCGTCTCCACCGCGTGCTCTTCCGGCACGGTCGCGATCGGCACCGCCCTGCAGCTGCTGCGGTCCGGCGCGTGCGACGTCGTCATCGCCGGTGGCGCCGAGTCCGTGTGCTCGCGGCTGCTGATCGCCAGCGCCTGCCAGATGCGCGCGGTGTCCACGCGCCGGGACGACCCTTCGGCGGCGTGCCGTCCGTTCGACGCCGACCGCGACGGTTTCGTCGTCGGCGAGGGCGCCGGTCTGCTCGTCCTGGAGCGGCCCGAGCACGCGGCCGCGCGGGGTGCCCGGATCCGGGCGGGAGTCGCGGGCTACGGCGCTTCCAGCGACGCCTACGCGGCGGTGGCGCCGGATCCCGACGGCAACGGGATCGAGCGAGCGCTGCGGACCGCGCTGGACGACGCGGACGTGGCTCCGGCCGACGTCGGCCACGTCAACGCCCACGGCACGTCCACCGTGATGAACGACCTCATCGAGGCCACCATGCTGCACCGGGTCCTCGGCGACCGGCCGCTGGTGACCTCGACCAAGGCCATGACCGGCCACGCGCTCGGCGCGGCGGGTGGCATCGAGACCGCGTTGACCGTCCTGGCCCTGGAGCACCAGCTGGTGCCGGCCACGGCGAACCTCCGGACCCGGGACATCCGGATCCCGATCGACGTGGTCGCCAAGGAAGCCCGGGTCGCCGGCTTCGGCTGCGCGGTCAAGACGTCGATGGGCTTCGGTGGCCACAACGCCGCCCTCGTCCTCACGAAGAGCTGCTGA
- a CDS encoding phosphopantetheine-binding protein: MTATEEIATLLTENFGIESVDVRPDVALRELGMDSLALEELRVLLEEHLRIDLEDIRLTSRETVGQLATAVDEKLAA; the protein is encoded by the coding sequence GTGACCGCCACAGAAGAGATCGCCACCCTCCTCACCGAGAACTTCGGCATCGAGTCCGTCGACGTCCGGCCCGACGTCGCACTCCGGGAGCTGGGCATGGATTCCCTCGCCCTGGAAGAACTGCGCGTGCTGCTCGAGGAACACCTGCGCATCGACCTGGAGGACATCCGGTTGACCTCACGGGAGACCGTCGGGCAGCTCGCGACGGCCGTCGACGAGAAACTCGCGGCGTGA
- a CDS encoding lysyl oxidase family protein, which yields MFKKYVALAAVALLTTVTASAPRADAASNLLLPDLRQAPPGCAGGDSGDPVHCRAWDVCPVIDPGAPNGRCVGETAAKAVRLRFTSSEENIGDGPLLLYGHRDSVKQDTMTVRQALRTAADGWIPPDYASAQRATRAFTYYEPAMAHQHWHLMNFEHFTLVSSQGKVVVTDRKNGFCLGDRFPVADIDRLAHVPGDAGPDAQLAERLRANTCRHHEPTALDVTEGISVGAGDDYKYDVDYQWLDITHVPSGTYELVNTVNADRTLTEKDYGNNSAAVSLSIDWPRGMPGPDRGIPEAPVVELLRSCPGQAHCP from the coding sequence TTGTTCAAGAAGTACGTGGCGCTGGCAGCGGTGGCGCTCCTGACCACCGTCACCGCGTCGGCGCCTCGCGCGGACGCGGCATCGAATCTGCTCCTCCCGGATCTCCGCCAGGCCCCGCCCGGGTGCGCCGGCGGGGATTCCGGCGATCCCGTGCACTGCCGTGCCTGGGACGTGTGCCCGGTGATCGATCCCGGCGCGCCCAACGGCCGGTGCGTCGGCGAGACCGCGGCGAAAGCCGTACGGCTGCGCTTCACCAGCTCGGAGGAGAACATCGGCGACGGGCCGTTGCTGCTCTACGGTCACCGGGACAGCGTGAAGCAGGACACCATGACCGTCCGCCAGGCGCTGCGCACCGCGGCGGACGGATGGATACCGCCGGACTACGCGTCCGCCCAGCGGGCCACCCGGGCCTTCACCTACTACGAACCGGCCATGGCGCACCAGCACTGGCACCTGATGAACTTCGAGCACTTCACGCTGGTGTCGAGCCAGGGCAAGGTCGTCGTCACCGACCGGAAGAACGGCTTCTGCCTCGGCGACCGGTTTCCGGTGGCGGACATCGACCGCCTGGCGCACGTGCCGGGCGACGCGGGCCCGGACGCGCAGCTCGCCGAACGGCTCCGGGCGAACACCTGCCGCCACCACGAGCCGACGGCCCTCGACGTGACCGAAGGCATCTCGGTCGGCGCCGGTGACGACTACAAGTACGACGTCGACTACCAGTGGCTGGACATCACCCACGTGCCGTCGGGGACGTACGAACTGGTGAACACCGTCAACGCGGACCGGACCCTGACCGAGAAGGACTACGGCAACAACTCCGCCGCCGTCTCCCTGTCCATCGACTGGCCGCGTGGGATGCCCGGGCCGGACCGGGGCATCCCGGAAGCACCGGTCGTCGAACTCCTCCGCAGCTGTCCCGGACAGGCGCATTGTCCTTGA
- the wecB gene encoding non-hydrolyzing UDP-N-acetylglucosamine 2-epimerase — MSTTADVREVLPGSLGPPRPAVVSGVTLVCGTRPELIKLAPLIRHLGDECAVVYTGQHYDRSLYSPIRADFPPTKRFHELGVGAASRGVQLGRAVSAVDEILAAHPGRVVLVQGDTTSALAGALAANAHGLPLVHVEAGLRSHDRAMPEEHNRILIDHLADLCCAPTELNRRNLLAETIPAERIAVTGNTVVEALRTALPRARERTAVLAGHRLVRDTYVLATVHRPENVDDPVLLAVILRELAALPLPVVFPLHPRTAKSVDRFGLTRLLEPLVVLEPQAYPAFLALAAEAAVIVSDSGGIQEEASVLKRPVVVVRRSTERPEIAGTFGVLVPPGPRIGSAVAAWLDDVAAHRDRLRHIPSPYGDGAACHRIAEALEVMFPLG, encoded by the coding sequence ATGTCGACCACCGCGGACGTCCGCGAAGTTCTCCCGGGTTCCCTCGGCCCGCCGCGGCCGGCCGTGGTCAGCGGTGTCACGCTGGTGTGCGGCACCCGCCCCGAGCTCATCAAGCTGGCCCCGCTGATCCGGCACCTCGGCGACGAGTGCGCGGTCGTCTACACCGGACAGCACTACGACCGGTCGCTGTACTCGCCGATCCGCGCGGATTTCCCGCCGACGAAACGGTTCCACGAGCTCGGCGTCGGAGCCGCCAGCCGGGGGGTGCAGCTCGGCCGGGCGGTCAGCGCGGTCGACGAGATCCTGGCGGCCCACCCGGGGCGGGTGGTGCTCGTCCAGGGGGACACGACCTCCGCGCTCGCCGGCGCGCTGGCGGCCAACGCGCACGGGCTCCCGCTGGTCCACGTCGAGGCCGGACTGCGCAGTCACGACCGGGCGATGCCCGAGGAGCACAACCGGATCCTGATCGATCACCTGGCGGACCTCTGTTGTGCGCCGACCGAGCTCAACCGCCGCAACCTCCTGGCCGAGACCATTCCGGCCGAGCGGATCGCCGTCACCGGCAACACCGTGGTCGAAGCACTGCGGACGGCCCTTCCGCGCGCCCGGGAACGGACCGCCGTCCTGGCCGGCCACCGGCTCGTGCGGGACACCTACGTCCTCGCCACCGTGCACCGTCCGGAGAACGTCGACGATCCCGTTCTGCTGGCGGTGATCCTGCGCGAACTCGCCGCTTTGCCGCTGCCCGTGGTGTTCCCGCTGCACCCGCGCACGGCCAAGAGCGTGGACCGGTTCGGGCTGACCCGGCTCCTGGAACCGCTGGTCGTGCTCGAACCCCAGGCTTACCCGGCGTTCCTCGCGCTGGCCGCCGAAGCCGCGGTGATCGTCTCCGACTCCGGTGGCATCCAGGAGGAGGCGAGCGTGCTCAAGCGGCCGGTGGTGGTGGTGCGGCGGAGCACCGAGCGGCCCGAGATCGCGGGGACGTTCGGTGTGCTGGTTCCCCCCGGCCCCCGGATCGGTTCCGCGGTCGCGGCGTGGCTGGACGACGTGGCGGCCCACCGCGACCGCCTGCGGCACATCCCGTCGCCGTACGGGGACGGGGCGGCTTGTCACCGGATCGCCGAGGCCCTCGAGGTGATGTTCCCGCTGGGCTGA
- a CDS encoding NAD(P)/FAD-dependent oxidoreductase, with translation MTSSTLRPHVAVIGGGICGLAAAHRLARDGIRVTLLEAGDQLGGLGTFFPHGDQWIERFYHCVMPTDTSLLRLLDELNLKDSVRWRKTTMGMIVDGRRHRFNSALDLLRFTPLRLRDRVRFGVVSVLLRRLGRGRDLDELRTEDWLRGLYGDDVWEQLFAPMFGSKFGASFGDVPALYLWQRLGRERNVATRGYPAGGYKAVIDALRASIEGAGGVVRTRAPVHRLSSTAEGCSLTVADGEVLDVTQVVSTVPLPLLRRLADEELAARLPRTDLPYQGVVTAAFFLRRPLTGHYWTPVLHSGTEFDGVVEMSALAGPEAYGGSHLTYVMRYTGRESRLYREEDAAIATRWTAQLMGLYPELRADDIEDVRVFKAPFVEPVYPLGYLARQPPVAVDGTNLLLATTAHVYPDVTSWNSSVTLANQVTDGFVQPSGNITSRASAIR, from the coding sequence GTGACTTCCTCGACCCTTCGACCGCACGTCGCGGTGATCGGCGGCGGCATCTGCGGCCTCGCCGCCGCCCACCGGCTCGCCCGCGACGGCATCCGGGTGACCCTGCTGGAGGCCGGTGACCAGCTCGGCGGCCTCGGCACGTTCTTCCCGCACGGGGACCAGTGGATCGAGCGGTTCTACCACTGCGTGATGCCCACCGACACGAGCCTCCTGCGGCTGCTGGACGAGCTGAACCTGAAGGACTCCGTGCGGTGGCGGAAAACGACGATGGGCATGATCGTCGACGGCCGGCGGCACCGGTTCAACTCGGCCCTCGACCTGCTGCGGTTCACCCCGCTCCGGCTCCGCGACCGGGTGCGCTTCGGCGTGGTCTCGGTACTGCTGCGCCGGCTGGGCCGGGGACGTGACCTCGACGAGCTCCGCACCGAGGACTGGCTGCGCGGGCTGTACGGGGACGACGTCTGGGAGCAGCTCTTCGCGCCGATGTTCGGCTCGAAGTTCGGTGCCTCCTTCGGCGACGTCCCCGCGCTGTACCTGTGGCAACGGCTCGGCCGGGAACGCAACGTCGCGACCCGCGGCTACCCGGCCGGCGGCTACAAGGCCGTCATCGACGCGTTGCGCGCGTCGATCGAGGGCGCGGGCGGGGTCGTCCGCACCCGCGCGCCGGTCCACCGGCTGAGCAGCACCGCCGAAGGCTGCTCCCTCACCGTCGCCGACGGCGAGGTGCTCGACGTCACGCAGGTCGTGTCGACCGTGCCGCTGCCGCTGCTGCGACGGCTCGCCGACGAGGAACTCGCGGCCCGCCTGCCGCGGACCGACCTGCCCTACCAGGGAGTGGTCACCGCCGCGTTCTTCCTCCGCCGTCCGCTGACCGGGCACTACTGGACACCGGTGCTGCACTCCGGTACGGAGTTCGACGGCGTCGTCGAAATGTCCGCGCTCGCCGGTCCCGAAGCCTACGGCGGCTCCCACCTCACCTACGTGATGCGGTACACCGGCCGGGAGTCACGGCTCTACCGCGAGGAAGACGCCGCGATCGCCACTCGGTGGACCGCGCAGCTGATGGGCCTGTACCCCGAGCTCCGCGCGGACGACATCGAGGACGTGCGGGTGTTCAAGGCACCGTTCGTCGAGCCGGTGTACCCCTTGGGCTACCTCGCGCGGCAACCCCCCGTCGCGGTGGACGGCACGAACCTGCTGCTGGCGACCACGGCACACGTCTACCCGGACGTGACGAGCTGGAACTCGAGCGTCACGCTCGCGAACCAGGTGACGGACGGTTTCGTTCAGCCCAGCGGGAACATCACCTCGAGGGCCTCGGCGATCCGGTGA
- a CDS encoding glycosyltransferase yields MAFEEAGLATRTKPDRPTVRTSGRAHVVLPAFNEEASLPSLLGRLAEVALTERITVWVVDDGSADRTASVAEAGFGGLDVRVVRHLVNLGLGRAVLSGLRAALEESGPDDIVVVMDADDTHDPGLIRLLQAEITAGADVAICSRFVPGGDDRTAPFGRRMLSRGAAQLFHRALDVDGVRDFTSGYRAYRASLLARASAHWGERLIEEQGFACMVELLLKLRHCRPVITEVPLALRYDRKQGPSKLKLRRTLVQYLKLLARDRLSPAPYRKL; encoded by the coding sequence GTGGCATTCGAAGAAGCCGGTCTGGCTACGAGAACAAAACCAGACCGGCCCACCGTCCGGACGAGCGGGCGGGCTCACGTCGTCCTGCCCGCGTTCAACGAAGAGGCGTCGCTGCCTTCCTTGCTCGGGCGGCTCGCCGAGGTGGCGCTCACCGAGCGGATCACCGTCTGGGTCGTCGACGACGGTTCCGCCGACCGCACCGCGTCCGTGGCCGAGGCGGGCTTCGGCGGGCTCGACGTACGGGTGGTGCGGCACCTGGTGAACCTCGGGCTGGGCCGTGCCGTGCTGTCCGGGCTCCGGGCGGCGCTCGAAGAGTCCGGTCCCGACGACATCGTCGTCGTGATGGACGCCGACGACACCCACGACCCCGGCCTGATCCGCCTGCTGCAGGCGGAGATCACCGCCGGTGCCGACGTCGCCATCTGCTCGCGGTTCGTCCCGGGCGGGGACGACCGGACCGCCCCGTTCGGCCGGCGGATGCTCTCCCGTGGCGCGGCGCAGCTGTTCCACCGCGCGCTCGACGTCGACGGCGTCCGCGACTTCACGAGCGGCTACCGCGCGTACCGCGCCTCGTTGCTGGCCAGGGCGTCGGCCCACTGGGGCGAACGGCTCATCGAGGAACAGGGCTTCGCCTGCATGGTGGAACTGCTGCTCAAGCTCCGGCACTGCCGCCCGGTGATCACGGAGGTCCCGCTGGCCCTGCGGTACGACCGCAAGCAGGGGCCGAGCAAGCTGAAGCTGCGGCGGACCCTGGTGCAGTACCTGAAGCTGCTCGCCCGCGACCGGCTCAGCCCGGCGCCCTACCGGAAGCTGTGA